The DNA sequence AAAGattatatagatattataaagATGGGATTAGAAAACCTTCCAGATGGTACTAAAGTTCACAGAGTTCAGCCGGGTAGAAATAACTGCCTAGCTGAAGAAAGCGAGATTGTCTGGAACAAGGGAAAGGTTACGCAAGAAATGATCCTTAGACTAAAAAATGTTGAACGTGGGGAAGTCGTGATTGGACTTGAATGGGTTGATGTTCCAGGCGGCAAAGGGTTATTGAGTTAATCTGATATCTCTTCGTTTCTTGTAATTTTCTTTAGCAAGACTAAGATTGGTTTCAGGCTTTTTATTTAGCCTCTATGACATTGTTGTCAGGTTCGGTgctattttaaatcttttctgCTATGCAAATTTGACAAGCCTATCATCAGATTTAATATTACAGTTGTGATCAGAGCGGATCCAGAAATTTTAGTCTTGTGGTAGCACTTTGACAGATTCGTAAGATTTTAGTTGTGACAAAACTTGCAAGCCCCTGGCTCTGAtacattttatattttcaattttaccACAATTTATACATGTGCCAATTCCTGAAAGAATATGCCAATATCCGTCTCTCTCGACAGTGAAGCTGCTGACAGTGAAGCTATAAGCTCGACTTCTTGTAGTTTACACGTAATTATAGACCTGGAGACACATTCTGCACCTCAAGTTAAAGACTCGAAAAAATCTGGAGATTTGGAAGCTAGTTCTTTTGCTTGTCCAAAGATAATATTTGCATGGATACAACAGTTCATAATGTGAGGTTACCCTTCACTGCTGCAATCTTATCtttacattttcatttttttcagatttttttccctCTGTAAGCTATTTCTACTTGTGTTTTTTCGAATTACTATACAAAATGGCTTCTACTTCAACTCCTTCTTCATCCCAGTATTTACAGAGAAGTTACTTTAGTCCTTATAATTCATTACAAAAGCTCAAACCATCTTTCCATGAAAAATTTCCTttacatttttcatttttttcgcCTGCTTCAAGTAAGTCGCTTATAATCCTACGTACGAACTCCCCAAATACTGCAAAATACAATGAAATTGTGGTGGATGATGAAATGGACAGAGTCCGGAGGCTCCAGAACGGGTCAGATGTCCGAGGAGTGGCTGTGGAAGGAGAAAAAGGCCGCGCAGTGGACTTAACAACGCCAGTAGCCGAGGCAATAGCAGAGAGTTTTGGCGAATGGGTGATTAAAAAATTGGAGGAGGAAAAAGGAAGGCCGGTGGAGGATGTTAAAATTTCTCTAGGGAGGGATCCTAGAATTTCAGGGGCTTCCTTGAGTGTAGGGATTTTTGCAGGGCTAGCTAGAGCTGGCTGTATGGTGTTTGACATGGGGCTTGCAACTACACCAGCTTGTTTTATGAGTACTTTGTTGCCTCCATTTTCCTACGATgcttcgattatggtagataCTCATGTCTGCAGACATGTATTACATGTTTCAGTAATGTTGCATATGGTGCAGAACAATATCGAAAAGGGGCAATTTTCTTCATCTGCAGGCGCCTTAaaatcgcaaaaaaaaaaaaaagaaaaaggaaaaagaagcatGTAGTAAGATTAATGATGAGAAATGAGCATTTTCAAATTCTGCACAAACCATCTtagctaaaaaaaaattatcaaaatttgtgATGACTAGAACTGAGTATAAAATTTACGATATCAACTCCTCTGTTCCGTGTTGCCTCCTGTGAGGTGTGATGAGAAGTATGAACATTAGGCTGATGATGAATAATGAATATGTTGTGGTATTGCAGATGACAGCTTCACATTTACCTTACACTCGAAACGGACTGAAATTTTTTACGAAAAAAGGAGGGCTGACATCAACAGAAGTAGAGATAATCTGTGACTTAGCCGCTCGTAAATATGCAAACAGACAGGCTAAGGTGTCAACTCTCCTCACCCCTCCCACAAGAGTTGATTTTATGAGTGCTTACTCCAATCATCTCCGCGAAATCATCAAGGAAAGAGTCAACCACCCTGTCCATTATGATTCTCCTCTTCTCGGGTTTCAGGTTCTTGATTCCTCCTCTGCATTACATCTGTTTCTTTGTTCTGCTTGATTCTGTCATGCAATTTATGTTCTTCTGGAAATCCGTTGATCTACGAAACTATTTAAGGAGACACAGTTAGTAGAGCGTGTTTAAATCAATCATCTGCAACATTTTTATTGTCTTGTTAGCCCCTAATTCTCTACCCTTTCGCAATTTTTTGTTGGAAATAcaatgttaagtgaccaattctcctaaaaccaaGAGGTGTTGGGAGGAGGGCTTaacaggatcatattatattctaacattccccctcaGAGTAGGGTtaaccaggatcatattatattcttaacatatatatagtagtaattagttttaatgaattaatttacAGATTGTAGTGAATGCTGGAAACGGATCAGGAGGCTTTTTCACTTGGGATGTGTTGGACAAGTTAGGGGCAGATACTTTCGGTTCAATAAACCTGCAGCCAGATGGAATGTTTCCGAACCACATTCCTAACCCTGAGGACAAAGTTGCCATGGCCTTAACACGAGCTGCTGTACTAGAAAATTCAGCTGATCTTGGCATTGTTTTTGACACTGATGTAGACCGTAGTGGCGTAGTGGACAAAGAAGGCAATCCAATCAACGGTGACAAGCTAATAGCCCTCATGTCTGCCATTGTGCTAAAAGAACACCCTGACTCAACTATTGTGACTGATGCTCGGACCAGCATGGCTCTTACAAAGTTCATTACTAATCGAGGGGGACATCATTGCTTGTATAGAGTTGGATATCGGAATGTAATTGATAAGGGGGTTGAGCTTAATAAGGATGGAGTTGAGGCTCATCTTATGATGGAAACATCTGGGCATGGTGCTTTGAAAGAGAATTATTTTCTTGATGATGGTTAGTTTTATTCTAATGTGTTTGCTAAATGGTATTAGCAATATATCTTATCATATCTTCGCGAAATTAATTTTGTAGGGGCGTATATGGTGGTAAGAATTATAATAGAAATGGTGCGGATGAAGCTGGAGGGGTCAGATGAAGGAATTGGGAGTCTTATAAAAGATTTGGAAGAGCCACTAGAATCCGCAGAGCTCAGAATGGATGTTCTGTCGGAGCCTAAACATGCCAAGGCAAAAGCTATTGAAGTCATTGAAACATTCAAGACCTACATTGAGGTAATCAACCTGTCTCTTGTGAgcctgagctctgataccatgttaagtgactaATTCTCCCAAAACCTCAAGGAGGGCTTACCGGGATCATATAATATTCTAAAAGTCCCCTGTTTTCAAAAATCCGATCTCTGAAATTTTGTTTATTGAAATGGTAGGGCGGTAAGCTAGCAGGGTGGGAACTAGACTCTTGTGGGGATTGCTGGGTAAGCGACGGCTGCCTTGTGGATGCTACCGAGGCTCCAACTGCTATCGATGCACATATGTATAGGTAAAATGAAGACACAACCATAATTTTTTCAGCCAAGAAGTAAAATtaagttacaaccataatcacAATATCAAGAAGCTTGGTATTTGAAATGTATTTTATTCGAACGCAGGGCTAAAATTTCGGATGAAAGACACGGAGAATATGGATGGCTACACATAAGGCAAAGCATTCACAACCCGAATATAGCTGTGAATATGCAATCAACAGTCCCTGGAGGATGTCAATCAATTACAAGAGCTCTTCGAGAGAAGTAAGTATTCTTGGCTTCATCCCAATGAGATAACTCTTCGTTCAAAATGTCGttaaatactctctccg is a window from the Daucus carota subsp. sativus chromosome 8, DH1 v3.0, whole genome shotgun sequence genome containing:
- the LOC108197594 gene encoding uncharacterized protein LOC108197594, translated to MASTSTPSSSQYLQRSYFSPYNSLQKLKPSFHEKFPLHFSFFSPASSKSLIILRTNSPNTAKYNEIVVDDEMDRVRRLQNGSDVRGVAVEGEKGRAVDLTTPVAEAIAESFGEWVIKKLEEEKGRPVEDVKISLGRDPRISGASLSVGIFAGLARAGCMVFDMGLATTPACFMSTLLPPFSYDASIMMTASHLPYTRNGLKFFTKKGGLTSTEVEIICDLAARKYANRQAKVSTLLTPPTRVDFMSAYSNHLREIIKERVNHPVHYDSPLLGFQIVVNAGNGSGGFFTWDVLDKLGADTFGSINLQPDGMFPNHIPNPEDKVAMALTRAAVLENSADLGIVFDTDVDRSGVVDKEGNPINGDKLIALMSAIVLKEHPDSTIVTDARTSMALTKFITNRGGHHCLYRVGYRNVIDKGVELNKDGVEAHLMMETSGHGALKENYFLDDGAYMVVRIIIEMVRMKLEGSDEGIGSLIKDLEEPLESAELRMDVLSEPKHAKAKAIEVIETFKTYIEGGKLAGWELDSCGDCWVSDGCLVDATEAPTAIDAHMYRAKISDERHGEYGWLHIRQSIHNPNIAVNMQSTVPGGCQSITRALREKFLLASGMDSVVDTSEIDKYVGG